Proteins encoded together in one Telopea speciosissima isolate NSW1024214 ecotype Mountain lineage chromosome 6, Tspe_v1, whole genome shotgun sequence window:
- the LOC122666303 gene encoding G-patch domain-containing protein 1 produces MAAPEAPLRYVGIEKQSAAFRLMKQMGWEEGEGLGKDKQGIKGYVRVKNKQDTTGVGLDKANNNWAFDTKQFDNILKRLKVQVAKPDHEDPEKNDVQGGTENSASEDEAEEQDVVVKPTRPQGRYKKRERGKLVGAYSSKDLEGILVKKADDSEADHDQASQLEQLELTETHEPHSFDPEGTMDKDVSPEWWGYKLGFVSGGFLGAQHATKKASSETAQSCNKRTAFFEEDQENLYKLVQDKSTSGKQGLGIKDRPKKIAGCHWKGKKTSFSDNEGESPANIMCSIKRKHTDMLDTDMNEDEQKVKLKKLCKQILCQVPNGSMKLKQLKLLIDEHSSAVFSNFSSRRDAVSYLKKKLEGSDKFHVLGKRVSLSSKKD; encoded by the exons GGATGGGAAGAAGGCGAAGGACTCGGGAAAGACAAGCAAGGAATTAAGGGATATGTCAGAGTTAAAAACAAGCAAGATACTACAG GTGTTGGTTTAGACAAAGCTAATAACAATTGGGCATTCGACACCAAACAATTTGATAACATTCTTAAAAGATTGAAAGTG CAAGTAGCTAAACCTGACCATGAAG ATCCTGAgaaaaatgatgttcaaggaggcacagagaacagtgctTCTGAAGACGAGGCTGAGGAGCAGGATGTAGTAGTTAAACCTACTCGACCACAGGGGAG AtacaagaaaagagagagggggaagcTTGTCGGCGCATATTCTTCAAAGGATCTTGAGGGAATTCTT GTCAAGAAGGCTGACGACTCAGAAGCAGATCATGATCAAGCTAGTCAGTTGGAGCAGTTGGAGTTGACAGAGACACATGAACCTCATTCTTTTGACCCTGAAG GGACCATGGATAAAGATGTTTCACCAGAATGGTGGGGTTATAAACTTGGATTTGTCTCAGGTGGTTTTCTTGGGGCACAACATGCAACAAAAAAGGCCTCATCTGAAACTGCTCAAAGCTGTAATAAGAGGACTGCTTTTTTTGAAGAAGATCAAGAGAATCTTTACAAACTTGTCCAG GACAAATCCACAAGTGGAAAGCAAGGACTGGGCATCAAAGATCGTCCCAAAAAAATTGCGGGCTGCCActggaagggaaagaagacatcTTTTAGTGACAACGAGGGAGAGAGTCCTGCTAATATAATGTGTTCCATAAAACGAAAACACACGGACATGCTAGATACAGATATGAATGAGGATGAGCAGAAAGTGAAGTTGAAAAAGCTGTGCAAACAAATTTTATGTCAG GTTCCAAATGGATCAATGAAGCTCAAACAACTTAAATTACTTATTGATGAACATTCATCTGCTGTTTTTTCCAATTTCTCTTCAAGGCGGGATGCTGTTTCATACTTGAAGAAGAAG CTAGAAGGTAGTGATAAGTTCCATGTCCTGGGGAAGAGAGTGAGTCTCTCATCAAAGAAAGACTGA